Within Mustela nigripes isolate SB6536 chromosome 3, MUSNIG.SB6536, whole genome shotgun sequence, the genomic segment ttacacacacacaaacacacaaacacacacacacacacacacacacacacacacacccctttcatTAACTTGGTTTCTCCCCAAGATTTTCCTATGGGGGAAAAGAATATAGTAACTATGGAAACCAAAACATGCAGCTCACTTGATTGTTCTATGATATATTAAGGGCAGGCATCCTGGATATTGATTCTTCTTTAGTGAGTTTGTTTAGTGTGTATTTTCCTCCAGACCTATCAACTCATAGAGTACACGAGAAAACTTCAGCTTCTAGATGTGAACAATGGAATAGGAGGCCTCACTGTCCTGTGACACTTGCCCTGAGCAGACAATATCTTTTGAcaatgaaaacaacccaaacttCTTTGttaaattcatgattttactGTAGAATATACCAAGAAAACTAGCACTATAGTTTTCTAAGATCAGTTTATAATGCTGAACAATTGATAATAAAGACACAAGAAccttctgtttttcaaatgaaaaatatatgataaagaaatatattctccattctgttccaaaTTCAGTCTTTTCTAACAATAATAGCTAACGATGAcagagcacttactatgtgctaggcattggAATAAATGCTTTGCGCATATGATCctttttaatccttataacaaccccacaatgtattattattgtcattatttaagagataagaaaactgaagcttagtGGTTAATTAACTGGCCCAAGGTAGGAAGGCCCCAGAATCAAACCCATGACTATGTTTTTCCAAAGCTGGGACCTCCAACCTCTGAGCTCTGCTGGTAAGAGACTAGAAATGTGAAGGACAGTGAATGTGGGTAGTTtgagaaattctctctctccacatcGCTTTGTAAAAACACATCCtgattaatgaataaagaaaaacgACAGgtctccaaattttttttaatcaccaattTTTTCTTAGATGGTTTATAACTTGCTTTTAGAAAAAAGtcatctgggacgcctgggtggctcagttggttaagcagctgccttcagctcaggtcatcatcccagcgtcatgggatcaagtcccacatcgggctccttgctccgcagggagcctgcttctccctctgactctgcctgtgctcactctcgctcgctctctctctgacagataaataaataaaatcttaaaaaaaaaaaaaaaaaaagaaaagaaaaagtcatctgATCCCAAAGTTGGCTGTATTAACAATGAAGcaaaataatttgtgtttttatgtatatCATATGCCATAAGAACTCCACATCTGagtttgattttgtcttttttaaaaaagattttatgtatttatttgaaagagagagagagagcacacaagtataCATGCCCACGAGCAgtgaggaggggcaaagggagagggagaagcagactccctgatgagcagggagccagatgtggaatttgatcccaggatcctgggatcacaaccttagccacccaggctttAAAAGGGCTGCTCTACAGTATCAAGAAAATAATGCAGACGTATTACCGTAAATTGGGAATAATTCTGTTATGTATTCTGAGCTGCTAAGATTAGTAGAATATAGACCAAAATATATCCTTATCCCAATAAATTAAGTCCACGTGTACCTTAGTATCTTACAAATGCCAGCCCTTCAATATTtagcaaatgaatgaatcaatctcTCGTCAAGTTACATCCTTGCAGTCTGTagtagggagaaaaatgaaactacatTAGAAACCTAAGACTGTCAGAGCATTTGAAAATTGATGGCTTTCTTAGCCCAATTTATAAAAAGCTATATAGGCTTCTTATGCATTTCAATAGAAGATGTTCGTTATGGGCAGAGCTATGGCAATGAAGCCCACCAGTTACAAAGAAGCTGCAAACATTCCCTAGAGATGGGTTTGACACATTGGCAAAACCcacaaaatatttaatagcaACCCCCCCCCaagctttcttattttaaaaacattggtAGTAAGATATTTTCCCCCTCAAGTTAAGACGTTGAAGGAGAAAAGTCCAACTGCtatgggagggggaaaaaagcccctAGATAGAACAGACTGAAAAGAATCTGATGACTCAGGGTCATTACTATGACTAGCAATCACTGCATTGTAACATAGTGACTACAGCTGTAACCTCCAGGATTATAAGTTCTTACACAGTACTTTTTTCCTACAATAAATGGTGTGAAATGCTAATTTGGGGGAGATTTTAAGtctacttctcattttgttctcccCCTTACCAGGAGGCTATCAGCGATGACACTTGGCTAATGCACTGtgcttctctgcttcctgccctgcTGTTGGCTGAGAAACCAGATAACCAGGTTATCAGAGAAGCCAGAAGGTGTCGGCATGAGACTGAACCCTAGGACCTGTTTTTCTGCCCTTGGCTGGTTCCTCTAGTACCTCTTTCTTTCATGCCTCCAGCACATGGGATTTAGCTggcttgcttctcttcctttagcaatcttgtcaagtgcttttcttacctggtgtttttttttcttttccgtAGGCTGGCTATGAGAATACACTCTGTCCCTCCTTTACTGTCTCCAAAGAAAAGTATAGGTTTTTCtctcttggtgagaattttaatGTTAACTGCTACAGAGAAATACATAGTGGATTACAAACATGGAAAAAATGGCTTagtgaaatcttaaaatttttcattatgattttattcCTTAATCAGTACATACTGACTCCTCATCTTGGGTGTTATCAGAAGACTATGTGCTCACTTTCTTGTTACAACACTGTAAGCTCTCTGAatgaaggtattttatttttgtatgccCCAAAGCTAAAAGCAACAGATGTGCAGTAGGCTTGCAATACATGCCTAACTATAAgcataaatgtgaaaaatgtcaatacaCTGAATTACAGAAGTAATTTAATGAACAAAACTGGTTACTAATATATTTCAGTCCAACATCAATTAAATGAATTGCCTTGGAAAATTAAGCAAAGATTgaacatttgaaagaaaacaattattttatgaaaaatgctaCGAGTTTTCTGTTAAAAGGGtgctttattatttctaaagCAATAACACAGTACCCACTTTTCTTGTAGAAACTAAAAGGAACTAGTCAGTGTCATAGGAAGGCTAAATTGCAATCTTTGCCTTTTGCTTAGTTTTACCACATTTTCTACTAGCAGCATTTGCAGCTGTTTATGGGTACATTTAAAATAAGGCCCATGTTAATCTAAGAAACAtaatagatgaacatagggaaagggaaggaaaaataaaataagataaaaagagagagaggagcaaactataagagactctcaactatagagaacaaagtgagggttgttggatgggaggtgggggatgggctaaacgGGGGTCGGGCActaaaggagggcacttgggatgagcactgggtgttctatgtaagtgatgaatcaccaaattctactcctgaaatcaatactacaatgtatgttaacttgaatttaaataaaaacttggaaaaaaatatagtgacaaaataaactcataaaaaataaaataagccccacatcaaatgaaaataaatgatcaaatgtCTTCTTAAAAAACGCACAACTGTTAAGTCTCCTCTGTAGTCTTCTGAACTgccaactaaaaataaaacaaaggattttattaaattgaaaaacaaaaaaaccataaaaaatgttaagttttatatTACTTTGAAAAGTCACAGCTGTTTAAGACAATCAACCAGACCTCCAAGTGCACTTGTGTCTAAAATGTCACTTTTGTccccaaagagaaggaaataatcaagtaTTTTATTAAGGTGCTCACTATTAAAACAGAGGAATCAGAGGAAATTGGTCTTTAATTGGATGCTTGCATTCTTTCCAGGGTTCTTAGTATGTTTAGATGTCGATATCTTGACTTTGACATTTTCCTGATTGCCCTTGATAGCAGCCTCAAGGCGGGCTTTCAGGGCTGGAGAAGAAgccattacatttttaaaaactgatgaatACTGAGGCCCAATCTGCATGAGATTTTGCAAAGCAAAGTCATGTAAATTTTTCATTACAGCAGTTGCTGATCCCAGAGCATTATCatccaaaaggaaggaaatgaggatgggcagaagacaggccACCAGCTGAGAACGGTGCTGTTCTTCGGCAATGGCTACCAGTGCTTCCAAGACCTTTATGCCTTCTTGAAAGATCTGAAGCTCAGTAGTGTCTTCAGGCTTTCTCTGGTCTATTTCCTGCAGTTTTTCCACAATAGAGGATACTAAAGAGTAAATGTATGGGTAGGAAACAGCTGGATTTGGATACTGAAAAACGGAAAGCAGGAGTTGATAGGTCTTGATTTGTACCACAGGATCTTTTATCTCAAGAGTAGCCTTAAATTTCTCAATACAGCGCTTCTGAAGGCATGGGAGCTCTTGCCAGGAATTTCAAGAAAGTGCTAAAAAATTGAAGTTACTTAACAATCCAGGAGCTTACTTAAAATCCAGTCTGCTTTAGAAATGAAATGGCTTTCAATGTGAAGATTTCTCACTCTGAATAAATgtggagattattaaaaaaaaaaaaaaaaagaaaaagaaatgaaatggctTTCTTCTGACAGTCCATACACACATGGTGTACTTAACACTTTGATAGATAGAGATTGATTCTAAATTATCTTCATTTATATTGTATCCTAATTGCTAATTTAAGATTCTGCCTTATTCAGTAATTATATTAAACTTTCTTGTATTTCTCAGACAACATAATGATTGGAAAGATATTTCGGAAGTTGGTTTAGAATTATCCAATAAATAGTAGTACAAGTTAATTATAGCTCTACAGTGTGACCTCAGATCTGGTGTCTATAAATATGGCTTTTCACCACCTTTTGGTTTGTATTGGGTtcacaaaatggaaattttacttattttaaatagaataggATATTTCCACTTCAGTTTCTCACGTGGATTTTCTGTTACCTCTACTCCtggtaattttgttttcatttatgacAGACATTCATACTAATGAgtttaattcatatttatattcagGTCAACTATGGATTTATATTAAACAACAAATTTAGATCATCACCAAATGCAAGTatgtttttttattgtgaaacatattttaatacagaaaaaatcTAATGATAGAGTCATATtggttgaaaaaatatttttgaactgtTGGTAATCACTGACTCTCCTTCCACTTCAGTGTTAAATGTATTAATCAAGCACTATGTCACAACATAGCATTTCcctgttaaaaaattaaaaactggagTGATAGACGCATGTTCCGAACTGAGAAAACACTTTGAGTCAAGCAGGAACAATGTGATATACtctattttattatgtttgtatATAAATACTCTTGTAAAttgttcaaaatgaaaacacttgaCAAATCTAATACtacaatcaatttttttaatttacataaataaagctaattttctttatcaaaaaaataaataaataaaataaaacaaaggaaaagacagtGGTTTAGCTTCGTACTAGctaaagagataaaaatggttgaaaaaaatgtgttaagttGTTAAGTTATGTGCTTCAGGAACAACAGTACCATCTCGGAGACATCTTAGTTGATTTCTagtctcctcctcttcctttcttccttcagacAGAGAAGGCTCTTTCTTAACTAACAAGTTTCCCTTTGTTTTGATTTATACCACTGGCCTGAATAACCTCAAAGTACCACACACAACATGCCTATGACTGAAAGTAGTAAGAATAGAAAGCAGAGCTTTGGCACTTGGACCTCTAACACGTATTTACTTAAGTGATGAATTtttgaaaagttcattttctaagttgacacagattttaaatataaagaagtaGTTAAGTTCTCCTGAAAAGGTACAAAACCATGGGAAATGGGTCATCTCCGGTGAGCCTCACACCATAGGCATGCCCTCCATTAGCCTTTTCTGAGACAATGCCATACCATGTCTTTCATACTCATCTCTGAACTCccatctgttctctgtctctctcacttttATTCCTCCCACCAATAAATCCACATAGTCTAGAGCTAGCTTTCTCTCCAAACTCtgagaattaaaattaagtataagATTAACCTCAATCACGTACGTGCACACTCAATGGGAGTGTAATTTAGCAATCCTCTTAGAAGAACTACGTGGctggaagacagaagaggaagagcagcttatttttcatcatttttcaatTTGTCTACATGTGTATGTCCAtccagtgaaaaaataatgaaatgtgttACTCAAAAGTCTCtattcccagggcgcctgggtggctcagtggattaaacctctgtcttcagctcaggtcatgataccagagtcctgggatcgaggcccacatcaggctctctgctcggtggggagcacctgtttccccctctctctctctgcctgcctctctgcctacttgtgatctctctctctgtgtcagataaataaataaaatcttaaaaaaaaaagtctctattcCTGACTTACTTACTTCTCTAAATTTTGCTCTACCCTTTTCCTTGGCCTATTACAATGCTCAAAATCTTCTAGTTTATTAAAAAcggataaaattaaaatttaaaaatctcacttCCTTGAAACTCCGGGTTCCCCGCTAGCTACTGCCCTATGTCCTCAGTCAAGCATCTTCAGAGTATTtactctcccttttcctcctcttttattcataCCACAACCCTACTACAACCTGGTTTCTCCTAAAAACACCTTCCCTTCAGTCAATAATAGGCCCTGCTAACCTACCCAGTGGTACTTTCTTAGTTGTTCTCTTAAGTATCTCTGGTTCAATACTGTTGACTACTTCCTACTTCCTACTTCCCTAATGGTTCTCCTGAAACCTACATCTTAACAGTGAATGCACTTTCTCAAATCCCTTCGTTGGATCACCCAGCTCCCTTCCCTTGATCCTTATTAGTAAATATTGCACAGTCTAATACCTCAGATTTACCCACTTCTCCTCAGCCCCTCTTCTATCATCCTAATTCTACCCATCATTGTCTCTTAGTCTACGAACCAACCTCTTAACAGGCCTCCGTGCTCAATTTCTaggtttctctcttctctgtaagataagaaaatgttttaaaaaactaaacataaaaacaaactccttaaaaacaaacaaacaaacaaacaaacctagaATAAAATCCACAAATGAAAAACCTAGGATAAAATCCAAACATCTGCTGTAGTCTAGCCCCtgactatttctctttctccatcttgcCCCTCTCTTTGCTCAGACTCAGCCACAGAGTCACAGTCTTGTGTCAGGCTTTTTAACTTCCTCATCACACTCTCTGGATCTTTGTAACTGTTCACTGTATCTGGAATAgtcttctctcttgttctttataTGGTAACTATTTCTCCCCCATTCCAATCTCAGCTGAAAAATTATACTCAGGGAGAAGTTACCAGTCCACCTGATCTAAAGTAGCCTCCCCTGCCATCTTTATTTTCTAACTCAGCATCTAAGTTGTTTTTTTCACAACATATATTACAACTTACTTCCAGGAACAAAGGGGAAGTGCTaccttctcccttttttctttcttgctgatCAGAATGAGAATATAATGGCAGGAGTTTAAGCaactcaacacatatttattattaaatgaagTATTAACTGAATTGGTGGGTGAATTCTTTCACCATTAACACATATATCAACACTACTGTTACACAAATAGTGTAACACTCTTAAATTAGAGCCAATTTTATTTGAGCTATTCCTTATTGCCAGAAAgctttctaaagagaaaaaacttgAAGTCTGGCAAACACTGACAGATATAAATGGATAAGCTTCCAAGACTTCAATGATCTTAACAAATGGATTAGTTATACCTATATACTTCGAGTACGTTCATTTTCTAGCACAAATAAATCATAATGCAGTGTAAACAGGATATCCCCAAGGTTATGTGAGTCAGTAGTATAGCTAGAACATCACATATTAAGAAGCCTGTTACCTaagaaatttcaataaaattaccTGAGCTAATAACTGGTCAATCAGCTACTCACTGGACAGTTTTCAATAAATGCCCCTTGAATTAAACTGAAAGGGgtgccgcttaatgactgagccacaaaggtggCCCTTTCAGTTTAATTCAAGAGGCATTTATTGAAAACTGTCCAATAAactgaaaagagatttaaaagtaGTATACAACAGCATACAACAGTATACAATCTGCCTTAAGGGAAGTTAAAGACCGAAGAAATCTATCTATTAGGGAGAGCTCTAACGAGTTCCATGATCTAGATTAAATCTAAGATCTGATGGTCTAGGATATCTAAGAGAAGAAGATAACACCactagataataaatatttcatgagtaTTAAATTATACAGTCAGGCGGAGGGAAAGCTCTTTTCTAGCTGACGTGGTCTGGTTTCACACAGCAGTTAAGATTTAAGTGCGTTCCTCAAGGATGGAATGATtgggagagtgagaaggggaATAACCAGTAGGTCaaggacaaaggaagaaaaagaaacccccaAGCAAAGAGGTGACAGAGCCAGTTTGGCAACAATGTACAGACCAATTTAAGTGAGAATGATTACTGGGAAAGTACTTGGAGCTTTGAATATGACAAGTTCTGGTTAAAAAGTCTGAACTTAACCCCACAATAAACAAGTTTCTAACACCTGAGGGGCACCTGCTACCTCAGTTGGTATAGCCATTCTTTACACCCTAGTTCAAATGCTACTTTTTCCCAATGCCAGATTTTCCAGAAGCCCCAGAAGTAAGATTAGTTCCCAATATTCTCcacttttttctaaaacattttttaacaatgTAACTATTCCTCATCTCCTCTGATAAATTACATACTCCCTACAGCATACATAcccaatttatttttgtatcactccctcctcctctcatAGGTAGTTGAAGATCTTGATAAATAATATATGGCAACATGTGATATAATGGCTAGGAGCACAGACTCTGAGGACAGACTGCTTAAGATTGAATGTAACACGGTCATTAGCTGTGCGACCACAggtgagttacttaacctctctgtgcttcggtatctttatgtataaaatggaaatagcagATATTTCATAAGGTTGTCAAAGGATTTGGCTTAGAACACTGTAAGCACCATGAAAGTGTCTGTTAATGGGAAAATACTGATTATTGTATGACAGTTGAATCTTTACTTACGGAAAGCAAAATGTCAAAAGTAAAGCCAGTTTCTAGGTACTAAGAGGTACACAGAAATTCCTCCTAAATTCTCCATGTTTATCCTCAGAGTTAGCTGTGCCCTTTAAAATCTCCCTTATGTTAACAATAGTTCTATCTTAGTTTGACATTTCAATattctgagaaaatatttagTTCAGCTTCCACCTAATTGATCTTCTTGCTTCCAGTCTTACTCCCTTTAATCCATCCTACACAAAGGTCAGAGtagtctttctaaaatgaatattcaatatttttcCTCTGCTAGAAACCCTCTCCATTCCATCCCCTTAAGGTAAAGTTCAGCTCCTTAGTGTTTCATACAAAACTGTCCTAACAGAGCCCAGCCGAATCTCCAGCTTTATCTCTCAACACTTCTTACAGTGAAACCTAATCACCTGGCACACCTCAAAGGCTTTTTGTATGTCATTCGTTTTCGCTAGAACATCCCTGAATTACTTTGCaaggactgccataacaaaataccacagaccgaGTAGCTTAAGtgaaagaaatgtatttcctcacagttgtggaggctagaagttgaatatcaaagtgttggcaggcttggtttctcctgaggtttGTAGATGCCCACCTTCTCAATGTGCTCTCacataattttttcctctgtgcACACATCCTTGGtgtctctttttgtttctacAGTTGTTTTTATAAAGATACAAGTCAGAATGAATTATGACCTACCCTAAATGCCCCATTTAAGTCAATCACCTCCtcaaaggccctgtctccaaatatagtcatacTCTGAAGTTAcaggggttaggactttaacataaAATTTTGGTGGGCACAATTCTATCCCAAACagccccttctctttttctttgcccaGGCTAAttcccatttgtttttctaagactGGACTAAGCCTTTCCACCCTATAGATAGAGTTCACTGCCCTTTCTCTGTTTCTACCTCTGTAGGCTGCATTCTGGATACTGCTATCCTATTAATACACTATTAAtaactgtctctccctcttcagaCTGTATTTCTTAAGAGCAGAGGCTAAATCcctagcacttagcacagtgtctggcccaTCAAAGATATTTAATAAAGATCTGGTTATTAAGGGAaagtaggagaaagaagaagggcTTTGAAGAAAGGCAAGAGTAGGTTCAAACCTTGGTTCAACCATTCACTTGTAGCTTTGGGCAGTCACTAAATGCTgaacttatattcttttttttttttaaaagattttatttattcatttgacagagagagagagatcacaagtaggcagagaggcagagagagagcgatgcaggccccctgctgagcagagagcccgatgcgggactcgatcccaggaccctgggatcatgacctgagccaaaggcaagggcctaacccactgagccaccaaggcacccctgaaCTTATATTCTATTTAAGGCAGTTGTACTGATAAATGATCTGATTATAATAAAAACACCCAGAAGTGGGGCTGGTTCAcagcagatgctcagtaaatgttaaaaattctgAGTCCGCCTGGGTTTGACCCCAGTTCCACCACTTTGTAAATGAATTACCCTGGACATGTAAATTCACCCTCCGCTTTAGCTGCCTATCTACAAAAATACCTCATAGTGCTATTGTGAGGGTAATATAGGTAAAATGTTAAGACAGGTATCTAAATGTAGTAAGTATTACGTAAATGTTTGCTATTACTACATGAACACTGCAGGTCTGAGCAAATATGACTGGAAGCCATGAATAATTTAGTCCCTTCATTTACTAAGTCATTTTAAATGCATTACCTTAATGCCTCAAATTTCTTAACAACTAAGTAAGATTGTAACTAAGAGGTTCAAAAACTGTTACAAATAATATAAAGAGCTCAAAATAATCATGAAATTATATACTACTATCTGTCTCATTCCTTATATTGGTGTTTAACATATTTTGAGTACTgatgtaaaatatttaaggaactaGTTTTTCTACTCTTCGTGACTACTGATGTTAACCATGATTTCCAGTTTCCAGTGGAGAATCATATCTTTGGCTCATATTTTCAATTGCAGAATCACTAAACCTTTGAACTAGAAAGGACCTTAAGTAAACTGAGGTGGATTTGGAATGGCCTTTTGGGGTCATAATGAGCAGCTCTGTTGGGTAAAGgaatggcaagcagagagaacacTTTGTTCAAAAGTACTAAAGCAAGGGTTCAGAACCTCCAGATAGTCAAGGTGTATAAGGAACCAGTTATTAGGAAATAATGCTGGAAAATAGTTTTCAATCATCCAAACTTTAAGGTGAGTAATTTATGACATAGGTACAACTTACCTGACCTATAACTTTGACCCAAGACAGATCTAGGTTTGAATCTCCCCTGATAACTTCAGCAAAACCTCTGAGCATCAGATTAGCACAACAGGGTTATTATGGTGATTAATCGAGTGAACATATATAGAGCTCATGACCAGTGTGTCTGGCTGATTAACAGTACAGCTGTCttgaacatgggtttgaactgtaaaggtccacttatacacagatttttttttgatacagtacaataaatgttattttgttttccttataattttcttatcattttcttttttctagcttgcATTTTCAACTGTATGTGCCCCGACCCCCCTGTTGTTCCAGGGTCAAATGTACTcaaatgtttgttctttcttatgACTTCTTCAACATATGAATACAAATCTGTAAAATAACAAGACACTATCATTCATACATGTGATTGCTGAATGTCTGAGACTTGttgaacattaattttaaaaatagaaagctgGAAAAACTGCTGAGATGATAAAGTGTCTTCATCCCTGCCCTTTCCCACCACCAAATGTCCTTCACAGTTTGTTCTGAAGTGTCATGTCAACGCTATTACCATGCTATTTGGAGAACACTGTAACTCGGACTTCCAATTCTACAGCAAAGATTTGAAGGTCAgaacaaattttccttttaaaaaaactggaagAGTACATGTCATTTTATTTCCACGGTCTATTCTAGCTTGATGAATTTCCAGTGAAAAGTTACTgcttttgggttttcttcttttttctttcttttccttttttttttttttttcctggctcagAAATTTCAGGTTTTAAATCTAAGATTCGTGGGCAATGAACTGAGTTCACCATTATTATTATGACCCAGAACACTTGTAAGTGTTTAGGAGATTATCTTTACGCTGATACTAACAAGGACATCTGCCAACATCTATTATTTACGCTTGAAACTAAAGTTAACCGTTTCTGTATCTGGCTCAAAATCAATCGCAAGAAAAGCCCAACTCAGCATAGAAAGAGCTCTTTGCAATATCCTCTCCTTTCGCTCACATCACAGATGGTGACCGAGGTTTAAGGTTTAATGCCCAGACACTAAAGACGCTCATCGCTCAGGGATGGGGTTCCAGGTGGATGCTCTCCGGCAAAGAATGAGATACTGCCAATCCTCAAAGATGCAACTGAGATGACCCCGGAGACCAGAGCCCAGCGCCCATCACTTCGCACCCACACAGGGATACAAACCGCTCCCCACCGCGGGGCGCCGAGCCGGCGAAGACCCGGGCCTGCCATACCCAGCCTCCGGCTCCGATGTCCGCGCGTGACCTCCGAGGACCGGGAGGAGCTCGGGGCGGGGAGGCTCCACGGCTTTCAAGAGAAGTTGGCAAGGGCAAGTTCGAGTCACGCGCGGGAATGTTACTCACGGGAATGGCCCGACGTCCTCCGCCCGCTCTCCCTCAGGGAATAGGATCTAAAGCGGCGGCAGCCTGAGAGCCGCTGCCGAAGCGGCCGCGGCTGGCAGTAACCGCCCGGGCGTGGCAGGGACGGCCAGGCGACTTCACAACATCATCATTCGGCGACTTCGGTTTTGCAGCACGGCCGGCTCCCTCGCAGCCCCGCACATTGGAGAAGAACGGAGACCCACTCTCCCGGCAGTCTCCGCGGCGCCAGCGCGCGACCTGCCGGGAATTGTGGTTTCGCGTCCGTCCGCCCCCCTCACCCTTCCGAGTGGTTGCGCGAGTTGGTCCCGCCCTCAAGCTAGAAGGCCCCGCCCTCTAGCCGCCTGGCCCcggggcgggaggcggggccgCCAGCCTGGGGCGAGTCCAGTCCCGGCGgactgcctggggctggggcagagttCCAGGCCCGCAGTCCCAGTCCGGGTCGCGCCGCCTTGCTGCGCCCCGCGGCCCGCGCTGGGAGCGGGTCTTGTGCGCTCGCGGTGCCCCTCGGCGGGCTGGGCTCCCGGGGCCCATAGGCCCCGCACCGTTGGCCGCCTGAGGAGAGGTGCTGGTCGTGGTCGCCGCCAGGGTAATGAGGGGAGGCCGt encodes:
- the LOC132014433 gene encoding HEAT repeat-containing protein 5A-like; amino-acid sequence: MAGPGLRRLGAPRWGAVCIPVWVRSDGRWALVSGVISVASLRIGSISFFAGEHPPGTPSLSDEQLPCLQKRCIEKFKATLEIKDPVVQIKTYQLLLSVFQYPNPAVSYPYIYSLVSSIVEKLQEIDQRKPEDTTELQIFQEGIKVLEALVAIAEEQHRSQLVACLLPILISFLLDDNALGSATAVMKNLHDFALQNLMQIGPQYSSVFKNVMASSPALKARLEAAIKGNQENVKVKISTSKHTKNPGKNASIQLKTNFL